The Apostichopus japonicus isolate 1M-3 chromosome 3, ASM3797524v1, whole genome shotgun sequence region AAATGGAAGGAGGTGAGGAGTGACTGTGGGATTATTGTACCTGGGGAGAGGATGGAACAAAAAGAGATGATATTTTGCTGTTCTGGTGAACATGAgatttaaatggttaaaattAATAAAGGTTTAGGAATGTCCAGAAAGTGTTATgtgttaatttattttcttgctCTGATCCATATACCTTTCCAGGGAACCGGTCGGTAAATATCACGTTCAGATATGTACAACTACCCCCTGCATGCTGCGAGGGTCAGACAGCATTAAGGACACACTCATCAGGAAATTAGGTTGGTTAATTTGCATAGTAATTATTGTTTGCATTTTTTGATGCATTTTACATTACAAATGGaatcaaaaggaaaacaatgtttgtgtttgtatttCTGAGTGTGATGTGATTTGGCTTGTAAAAATGATAACTTACAAGCTCCATGATTGAACTTCATACTGTAGACCTAGGTCCACAAATAGGGAGTAGAGGAAGGGAGTTTCACATAGTAGACTATctattttgtgaatatttgGCAGATTTATTACAACCTGGTAGGGCCACATTCAATAATTCCAAGATTAGCCCaaataatttttgaataaaattgtACTTTAGACTGATCATGTGATCTGATAAAAAAATGCCTATTgcattttacatttaaaaagcATGAATGGAGATATCATGAATAATTGAGATGCAGCCTCTGCCTATTACACagaatattaagaaaatatatcttgttttattttttatgttttctgtGGAAACAATCTGACATTTCTgatcttttcatatttcaggAATCAAAGTAGGTGAGACCACCAAAGATAAATTGTTTACATTATCGGAGGTGGAGTGTTTAGGAGCCTGCGTCAATGCTCCCATGGTACAGATCAACGACTTCTACTATGAGGACCTGGAGGTCAAGGACATGGAAGAGATTTTAGATGACTTAAAAGCTGGCAAAAAACCAAAACCAGGCCCAAGGTAACTTAGAATGACAGTTAGATAGTTCATGGCTTAAAACGCTggtatgataaaaaaaaaagaaacaggcCTAAGGTAACGTTAAACCACAATTGAAGTTAACTGAAGTTTTAGGAGTGGTTAGTGTGTACTATATCAAGAGGGATATGCAATAGATTTCAATACTTCAGTTGATGGGTTAGATTACTATTGCATGAAATGAATTTATGTTCaatatgtaattgaaattttTTGGTGATAGTTGCAAGAATAAGGTAGTCTTATTGCTTTTCCTTCAGACCACTCAGTTAagtattacaatttttttctttgaatgtGTTCCCAACAGGTTTCTTCCTTTGTTACCTTCTTTTGTGATATTGGGCTTTTTTCCTTGATACTCTCATATATAGTTCATGTTGCAGTATTATAAATTTTATTCCATATTGATAAACGAGGTCATAATTAAAGTGCATCTCGTTTTCTTTCTTAGGAGTGGGCGTTTCGCTTCCGAACCGCTAGGTGGACTGACGTCATTAACAGAGGCACCGAAACCTCCAGAGTTTGGTGTCCGAGATGACTTGTGATGAACCGTATAGTATCAGTAGAGCTGTATTAGGAGAGGTTACTTGTGACAAAACCTTTCAGAAGTGCAGATGTTATTTATACCATTTTCATGGTAGCAGAGACTTTGTTTTTGAAAGATATCTGGATTGGAATTGATTTAATAAGGATCCTAATTGAGAGTTGGTTATCTTTGTggacatttattttatttccagaGGTGTTTTGCAGTTTAATGGGTTTTCTTTGCATTGATGAAGACCACCCAAGTTTCACATATATGGCAGGAAAGATAATGTCAAAGGGTTGTATATTGAAGCTGCTCTCATTTCCAGTAATCAATCTCGTAGAGGAAGAATTGCAAAATAACAGACAAGTGCATGTCTTAAACACAGAGAAATAATGATATAGATTGGAATATCTGTGCACACAGGTGTGATGTGTTTTGTGTGTCACATATACCTCTATACATGTTGGCTGTGGGACTTATACAAGTGACATGTTCTAAAATGTTTATGTTGAATGATGGTATCATCTCTCCCCCAGTTTGAAAGAAACCCTGGTCCTATGGTTGCACGTTGCAAGAAATTCTCTGACTTGAAATAAAAGTACCAATTCTTTAACAATTTTGTGTTGTATGTTTTATAGAGTTGACTCCTCATCTAAAATTGTTCTGACCAAAGTGAATATTCTAATATTGTGTGACATAGTACACTATACTCCTTGCACGAGCTATCTCTGTACAGGGCCCAGATACTTCTGACACTGAATAAAGCCAAAACGAAAATTAGGTactaaaaaaatcattttattttatcaaaacGGCACCATAGGTGACATAGAGACAACTTTTCCAATTGAGATGTCTTTACATATAACAAGTCAAATGAAGACAGCAACATTAATGTGCATGAATATTACATAACATGACATGAGCTCGGGATGATTACATGTCTTTACCACTGTTGCAATCAACTCCCAGAAATGGAATCTGGAAAATATCACTTTGGCAGAAATTTGAGCAATTATGATTGCATACAGCCTAAAGAATTTATGATAATGTACCTTGAATTGCATTCTATTAAATTAAGTTGACCAACATTAGGAACATTGCATCAGACAACTTCATTTTATTGTGGAATTCAAAGATATTGGATAGGATAAAAGAACTCGCTGGTAGAGTAGTCAAACTCTCATAACCACACAGAAATAATGAGACTCAGAGGTAACTAGTTATCTGTGACAAGACATGGTTTTAAGAAACACATAATTACAAAACTATGATAAATGTAGATCAAAGCCGGTCATTTTGTTAATCACAGTGGTAATAGTATTAATAATCATCAACAAAAATGGATTAGGGTTTGAAAAGTCATTTTGGTTTCCTTGGAAACCAGTGTCTCTTTCAAAATGGCTTCCATCATTTTGGGTTGAGCTTTGGACCATCCCTTGTCTCACTTTTGATTTACATGAGAACACCTCATCACAAATATCTCACACAAAGACAACACTCCATCTCATACAAAGACATTACTATATATCAGAAAAAGCTAAAGACATTACAAAAATAAACCCTGGGTATCATActctattttctttttgtgagtTCTTAGGAATCATGAGTGGCTTTAACAAAACATCAGGAGTCACCGGCAAAGGATGAGCATGTAAACAATACAGGACCAAAGCACCAATAAATGACGGTGAAAGTTGTATGCATTATTCATGATCCTCACTACACTGCCTAATCCCAAGTAGGTGCACATTACTTCCAGGTAACCATGCAACAGTCCATTTGATTTCTAAATAAGGTCCTTGCAGATCACTTCCTCTCCTTCTGATACAGTAATTCTCTCATTTCTAACTCGGTCCTAAACTTGTCGGTGGTTTCATTGCGTTCATATCCGGGTACTTTTCTTGAAACTTTTTGATCAATTCCGGTTCCACCAGATGGACGCCATCTAGCTGGTTTCCCAAAGTGACCCTGGGGAGAATGgaacaaaaaattccaaatggatgaatgaatgaacgtcACTAATATCATCCGTGACagaataacatttcaatagtC contains the following coding sequences:
- the LOC139963957 gene encoding NADH dehydrogenase [ubiquinone] flavoprotein 2, mitochondrial-like; translation: MMSLAGRRVCSQLARQLRNFHGSPAVASEQLVVHKDTPENNPNTPFEFSPENMKRVKDIIAIYPIGHEAAAVIPVLDLAQRQEGWVSLTAMNKVAEILQMPKMRVYEVATFYTMFNREPVGKYHVQICTTTPCMLRGSDSIKDTLIRKLGIKVGETTKDKLFTLSEVECLGACVNAPMVQINDFYYEDLEVKDMEEILDDLKAGKKPKPGPRSGRFASEPLGGLTSLTEAPKPPEFGVRDDL